The DNA segment TCGGCTAAGGCACTTTTGCTCAAAGGCTCTTTCGCTAATGACCCTGTATCAATCAATGAATAAAAATTAATCTCACCTCTTATCAATTAGTTATCAGGATCCTCCCGCAGCATTTGCATTTTGTTACCTATGTTGCCTAAATGGGCAATTGCTTTACATCGCATACCATCCATATAATAAGCAATACTTACTATGTGGATGACTTATTAAAATGGCATCAAATACCCTAGGCGCACTCTTAAGTGATATTACCCGCATGATGCGCCGTGTATTCCAGGAAACCTACAGGCCCACGGCAGACTGCTCACTGACACTGTCTCAGGCGAGAGCCTTATTGCATATCGCGCGCAACGAAGGTCTTAAACAGATTGAACTGGCGGATCGCCTCGAGATTAAACCTATCACGGCCGCGAGATTAATTGATGTGCTGTGTGACGCAGGCTTGGTTGAACGTAGACCCGATGCCAAGGACAGACGCGCTTTTCAGTTATTTTTGACTGAAGCGGCTGCGCCCCATTTGGCCGAAATTGAACGCGCCGTAACCATAGTGTACGCCCAAGCCTTTAAAGGATTCGATGAAGCCGAGTCACAAACGGTGATCCGCTTGTTGTCGCAAATTCATAAAAATTTTTCGGCCTAATCAAAGCTGATAATCCATCCCAGTGATAGACGTGAGTGAAGTTGGAGTTGTTGTAATGACTGACGCAAGCCCTCAAGCCCCTCAAGGTAATATGCGTAAAAAACGCAGCGTGTTACTGATTGTGGTTCCCCTGTTATCTGTTTTGGCCATAGGTGCGGTTTATCTGCATGGCGGCCGCTACATGGAAACCGATAACGCCTATGTGAAGGCGGATAAAGTCCCCGTGAGTGCTCAAGTGGCCGGGAATGTAGATAGCTTGTATGTGGTGGAAAACCAACGGGTTGAGAAGGGGCAAGTGTTGTTTCGCCTCGACGATGCCATGTTTAAGGTGATGGTCGATAAGGCAAGCGCCAAACTGGCGCAGGTCAAAACCGATTTAGCGGTACTCAAGGCGAGTTACCATGAGAAGCAAGCCGAAATTACCCTAGCTGAAACTAAGTTAACCTTTGCCGAGAAAGAGCAAAAGCGGCAGGAGAATTTAATCGGTAAACACTTTGTGTCGGAATCTCAGCTTGAGGATGCAAGACAAAATACCGATATTGCGCGGCAGAATATTCAGACTCTGCAAAAAGATTTACACCGCATTGCCGAAAGCTTAGGCGGCAGCCCCGATTTCCCGATTGAACAACATCCTAGCTATTTAGAAGCTTTAGCCCAATTAAATGAAGCCAAGCTGGATTTAAGCCGCGTGGAGATTAAAGCCCCAGTATCAGGTGTCGTTAGCCAACTGCCTAAGCTGGGACAATATGTCAATGTTGGCGCCATCGCCCTCGCGCTGGTGGCCGATCATGCTCTTTGGATTGAGGCGAACTTCACCGAAACCGATTTAACCCACGTCAAACCCGGACAAAAGGTCAATATCCATATCGATACCTTTCCCGACAATCGCTGGCAAGGTACGGTCGAGAGTTTAAGTCCGGCAACGGGCGCTGAGTTCTCGCTAATCCCCGCGCAAAATGCCACGGGCAACTGGGTGAAAATCGCCCAGCGCGTTCCGGTGCGAATTGCCATTGATACTGTGTTGCCCGAGGCGCCACTGCGTGCCGGATTAAGCGCAGTGGTGGATATCGATACTGAATATCAACGCCAGTTGTTGGGTTTTAGTCTGTGAGTCAGCAAGTAGTCGCAGGGCAAGACCATGCCCAAGCTGAGCGCGTGAATTCGAGCGACATTTTACACACCGATACCAAACCTAAGTCTGAGCAACATCTTGGGTTTATCACGCTTTCGGTGATGCTAGCGACCATTATGCAAGCGCTGGATACTACGATTGCCAACGTGGCCTTGCCCCATATGCAGGGCAGCATGGGGGCGACTCAGGATCAAATCTCTTGGGTGTTAACCTCCTATATTGTGGCCGCAGCGATTTTTATGCCGCTGACGGGGTTTTTAACCGCAAGGCTTGGGCGTAAACGGGTATTTATGTGGGCTGTGGTGGGCTTTACGATTGCCTCTATGCTCTGCGGCGCTGCGCAAAACCTTGAGCAAATTGTGTTATTTCGCTTATTGCAAGGGGTGTTTGGTGCCAGCTTAGTGCCTTTATCCCAATCGGTATTACTCGACAGTTATCCGCCAGAGCGCCATGGTTCGGCCATGGCCCTTTGGGGAGTGGGGGTGATGGTCGGGCCGATTTTGGGGCCATCCCTCGGTGGTTGGTTAACTGAGTATTACAACTGGCGCTGGGTGTTCTATATCAACCTGCCTTTTGGATTATTGGCCTGGTTTGGTCTTGCCGCCTATGTGAAAGAAACGCCGCTGGACCATAGCCGTAAGTTCGATTTACTCGGTTTTGCCATGTTGAGTCTGGCCATTGGCGCCTTGCAAATGTTGCTCGACAGGGGAGAATCCCTCGATTGGTTTTCTAGTCGCGAAATTGTTATCGAAGCCATTATTGCTGGCATGGCGTTTTATTTGTTTGTGGCCCATATCTTTACCCATAAACATCCCTTTATTGAGCCCGGGCTGTTTAAGGACCGAAACTTCAGTGTGGGACTTATCTTCATTTTTATCATTGGGATTATTCTGCTGGCGACCATGGCCTTACTGCCGCCGTTTATGCAGAACCTGTTAGGTTATCCTGTGATTGATGTGGGTTACTTGCTGGCGCCAAGGGGCGTCGGCACTATGATCGCCATGATGACTGTGGGTAAACTCGCCGGCAAAGTGGATGTGCGCTACCAAATCTTCTTAGGTTTGATGCTCACTATTTTGTCCCTATGGGAGATGACGGGTTTTAACACCAATATTACCGGCTGGGACATAGTGCGCACTGGGATTATCCAGGGCCTTGGCTTAGGGTTTATCTTTGTACCACTGTCGACAATTACCTTTGCAACCTTAGCGGCGAAATACCGTAATGAGGGGACTGCGCTCTTTAGTCTGATGCGAAATATCGGCAGCAGCATAGGGATCTCCGTGGTGATCACCTATCTTGCCCAGCACACACAGATGAACCATGCGGTGTTTGCCGATTACATTCATCCCTTTAGTTTTGCGCTGCAACATGCTGTTGATGTTCATGCCGTTGATTTATCGACGACGCAGGGCATAGCCTTACTCAATGCCGAAGTGAATCGTCAGGCGGCTACCTTGGCCTATTTGCAGGACTTTAGGTTAATGATGTGGGTGACGTTATCCGCCGTGCCCTTAGTGTTTCTGCTTAAAGGCGTGCATAAAAAACCAAAGCTTTAAAATGAGCAGTAAATCGGGGTTTAGTGGCATCAGCTAAGCGCTAACTGCATGATAAATAAAAACGCCGCATCTTTTGAGTGCGGCGTTTTTTATTGTGTCCAGCGAAACGCAGACTGCTTCGCGCTATTGACTGCTATTGGCGTTGGGCGCCTTAAGATCCATATGCATTTTGATCAAATGCTCCTCCATATCGAAGGTGACCTTAAAGCCTAAGCTCTTGGCAAGGCTTGCCATATTACGGTTTTCAAACATGGTAAAGCCGGTTAGCACTGGGGTGTCGTTGGCTTGATAGTATTTAATCAATTTTTCGAGCAGCAATTTGCCTAGCCCAATACCTTGGTGATCGCCTCGCACCGCCATGGCAAATTCGGCTTCGGTATTGTCGGGATCGATGGAGGCCCTGACCGCACCTAAGGTAATGTCATCACCGTCTGGCCCCTTGGCGGTGGCGATAAACGCCATTTCGCGGGCATAGTCGATTTGGGTCAGTACCGCCATTTCCTCGTGGGTCATCTTAGAGCGCACGCCGAAGTAGCGTTTGTATCTATCTTCATCGGAAAGGGAATTATCAAAGGCCAAATGCTTGGGTTCATCCTCGGGCAGGATGGGGCGCAGCATGACTTTAAGGCCATTCTTAAGCTCGGCAAATTCCTCTAATTCCTTGGGATAAGGCATGATGGCAAGGCGCGAGGTGTTATCGGTATTGGCATCGTGCAGACGGATATTCACATCGAGTAGGGTGATGTTTTCCCCGCCGCCAACACAGGGTTAAGATCTAACGATGCTATCTCTGGGCAATCGATGATGATGTGGGATATTTGCGTCAGCATCACGCATAGGGCGTTCATATCCAGCCCCAGCGGTAAATGCCTATCTTTTAACTTATGGGTCTTTAAGGCTTGGATCACCATGTAACGGGCCAGCGCCATATTGAGTGGCGGCAAGGCGACTGCGGCATCTTGAGTCGGATCCCACTCCGAGCCGCCTTCACCTAAACAGATGGCAGGACCGAATACGGGATCGCTAATCACGGCGACCCGAATTTCCTGCGCGCCGGCGGTCAATGCCATCTTCTGCACTATCATGCCCTCGATAATCGCGTCGGGATTGGCCTGATGCACCCGCTGGGTAATTGCATTGGCGGCATGGCGAATATCTTCTGCCGAGGTGAGGTTAAGCATGACGCCGTGGACATCGGATTTATGCAAAATATTCGGTGATTGCACCTTGAGCGCGAGGGGATAACCCGCCTCGTTGGCGATGGCGACGGCCTCATCGGCATCTTTGACAAACCAAGTGTCGATAGTATTGAGGCCATAGGCGCGCAAAATCGGGCTGGCTTCGTGGGTTTCGAGCACCGCTTTGCCCTTGGCCTGCGCCGCTTGCAGCAGTTTTCGCGCCGTTTGGCTATCGGTTGGAATATTGTCGGGGATAGATTGCGGCACTTCCTGCAGCAGTTTTTGGTTACGGCGATATTCCACCATATGCATAAAGGCACCGACCGCACCTTCGGGGGTGCGATAGGTGGAGATACCGCCCTTGGTAAAGCGTTTACGGGCCTGATAGGCGGAGTCTTCACCGCTCCAGTTGGTGAGGATATTTAAGCGGTTTTTCTTCGGATGCGCGTGGATAACTTTAATTAAGGCATCGGCAATCTCGACACTTTCGCCAAGGGCGGACGGCGAATGCAGCACTAAGATGGCGTCTAATTCTTCACAATCCATCAAGATATTAAGTGCGCTGGCGTAACGGCTGGCGTTGGCATCGCCGATAATATCGACGGGATTTTGTTTCGACCAAGTATTGGGCAGCACGGCATCGAGTTTAGCTATGGTCTCTTGGGATAATTCCGCCAGTTTGCCACCGCGTAGGATCAATTCATCGACGGCTAATACCGCGGGGCCGCCACCATTACTGATGATCCCTAATCGTTCGCCCTGAAGTGGATTTGAGTGGGCGAGGCTTTCTACCGCGGCAAAAAGTTCAATCAAATCATTCACCCGCAGCATACCCGCGCGCCTAAAGGCGGCTTCGTACACGGCATCGTTGCCGCCAATTCCACCCGTATGTAACTTGGCGGCACGAACGCCTTCGGCGCTGCGGCCGGATTTAATTACTAAGATGGGCTTATTGCGGGAAGCGGCGCGGGCGGCGGAGAGGAAATGGCGCTTTTCATTGACCGAATCGATATACAACATGATGGCGCTGGTACGGCTATCGCGACCGAGGAAATCGAGTAACTCATCGAAGTTAATATCGGTGGCATCCCCAAGGGAGATAAAAGAGGAAAAACCAATGCCTTTGTTGTTTGCCCAATCCAGCACTGTGGTACAAATTGCCGCCGACTGCGACACAAACGCAATTTTGCCGGGCAGGGCGCTGGCATGGGCCAAACTGGCATTGAGTCCTAGCGGTGGCAACAACATCCCCAAACTATTGGGGCCAAGAATGCGCATGCCATAGCGTTTAGCATGTTGCATGGCTAAGTCGAGTAGGCTGACACCTTCTTCATTGACTTCCTGTGCCATGCCGGAGGCCATGATAATCGCCACTTTACAGCCGAATTGGGCCAGAGTTTCGACGATGGCGGGCACGCGGCTGGCGCGGGTACAGATAACCGCTAAATCGGGCTTTATCGGCAAGGCTTCAATATTGGGATAGGCAAGTACCCCCATTACCGCGCGGTATTTTGGCGTCACGGGCATGATGGGGCCTGAAAATCCGCTCGAGAGCAGGTTTTTCATCAGCACATTACCGGCACGTTTCTCGCTATTGGAGGCGCCAATAATCGCTACGGATGTGGGTTTAAATAAGGAGTGTAATGTACGTTGACTCATAAATGATCCCATCCCAGTCGAAGACATCGCCAGTGTAACCTAGCCTGTGGTGGCTGCACAGCTAAGTTTATGTATCCACTAGACAAGTCTCTACATTAATCAGTCATTCGCCTGACTGCAGACCGAATGCCTGTATAGCGTATCCATTTTGCGCATGCCGTTCTGATTTTAGTGAAAAAGTCGATTAGTTGTTTGAAAACCCCTGAATATGAAACTACTTTTTAATCACAGATCAATAATTGCGAAGTCTCTATGACATACAAGGATGGCATTGTTGCAGTGTTTGCTGCAGTAATAGGATATTTCATCGGCAGCCTAGTCAGTTTTATGCTGAGTACCTTAGTCGCCGTGACCATTATGCTCGCTTGGCAGTTTCATCGACAATCTTCAGTGTCTCAACCCATCTCCCATGCCTATGCTACGTCTGGTACTCGCGCCGATTGGCAAGACCAACTGACGCTGTATCAAGAAGTGTCTGTGTCACTAAAAACCTGTGAGCAGAGTATCGACGATGTGCTGTCGGTGCAGTCGGATGCAGTCGACCTATTGGGTGGCGCCTTCGATGGCCTAGGTAAGTTAATGCACGAGCAAAGCGAGTTTATTTCAGCACTGGTGCATAGCACGGATGATGAAGAGATTTTCCATTCTGAGCAGATGAAGCTATTTGCTAATAACACCTCGACCACGCTGGAGCGATTTATTCAATCGACCATTGAGATGTCAGCTTCCAATATCGATTTGCTCGAGAAAGTGAATGTGATTTATGAATCCATGCCGCAGGCGATGAAGGCCTTGAAGGATATCGACCAAATCTCTTCGCAAACCAATTTACTGGCATTGAACGCGGCAATTGAGGCCGCCCGTGCAGGGGATGCGGGTAGGGGCTTTGCCGTGGTGGCCGATGAGGTGCGTGCCCTTTCTAATCGCAGCGCTGGTTTTAGTGAAAGTATTCAAAAACAGTTACATACAATTCAAGTACAAATTGAACAGTTAACCCATCAAGTGAGTAAAGTCGCCGCTCAGGATATGTCTTATATTATCGAGGCGAAAAAAGATCTCGATACGGCGCTAGAACAAATCATTGTAAAAGCTGAAAAAGACGCTGTGGTCATTGACCGCATCGACGCCTCCGCCCACGAATTAGAGAGTGCCATTGCCGACACGATTCGTGGCTTACAATTTAGCGATATCACCTCGCAAAGTTTGATTTATACCAATCAGAGTTTGCAGCACTTGCGTGAATCCTTAAATCGGGTCACGGCAATGTCGCCCGAAGAATTCGATGAGCAGTGTGATGGTTTAGTTTCACAGATCAGTGGTCGGCGTACCAACACCCATAATCCAGTATCCGCAAGTCAAATCAGTTGTGGTGAGATTGAGCTTTTCTAAACAGGGAAGATTGTGATGGCTAATATTTTTTATATCTCTTTGCCAGAACGTTTTGATTTTTATCATCATAAAAAATTCACCAGCGATTATCAAAAGGCCTTTCTCGAAGAGGACATTAAGCACTTAGTGCTGGATTTTAGCCGCGTGCTCTACATTGATAGCTCGGCACTGGGGATGATGGTGCTGCTGCATCGTAAGGCGCTTGAGCGTCAGATCAGCACGGCGATTCGGGGACTGCATGGGCAAGCGGAAGAAATTATAACGATTGCCAATATGGGACGTTTGTATCTTGTTGAACGGGATGTGTAAGTGCCTAAAAGCCAACGTTATATTCTGGTCATTGATGATGACTTAGTCACAAACCAAATTATTACGGCGTTTATTCACAGTAAAGGTTGGGGGTGATTACTTGCTGTAATCTGGAAGAAGCAAACGAAGAAATTAATCAGCAAAATATCGAACTTATTTTATTAGACTATTATTTGCCCGATGGCACCGCCCTGACGTTATTAGAAAGACTGCGATACCGAGAATCGCCCGTGCCAGTAATTGTTATCAGCGCGGATAACGAATATCAAAAAATAATATCCTGCTTTCGTTTAG comes from the Shewanella seohaensis genome and includes:
- a CDS encoding MarR family winged helix-turn-helix transcriptional regulator, with amino-acid sequence MASNTLGALLSDITRMMRRVFQETYRPTADCSLTLSQARALLHIARNEGLKQIELADRLEIKPITAARLIDVLCDAGLVERRPDAKDRRAFQLFLTEAAAPHLAEIERAVTIVYAQAFKGFDEAESQTVIRLLSQIHKNFSA
- a CDS encoding HlyD family secretion protein produces the protein MTDASPQAPQGNMRKKRSVLLIVVPLLSVLAIGAVYLHGGRYMETDNAYVKADKVPVSAQVAGNVDSLYVVENQRVEKGQVLFRLDDAMFKVMVDKASAKLAQVKTDLAVLKASYHEKQAEITLAETKLTFAEKEQKRQENLIGKHFVSESQLEDARQNTDIARQNIQTLQKDLHRIAESLGGSPDFPIEQHPSYLEALAQLNEAKLDLSRVEIKAPVSGVVSQLPKLGQYVNVGAIALALVADHALWIEANFTETDLTHVKPGQKVNIHIDTFPDNRWQGTVESLSPATGAEFSLIPAQNATGNWVKIAQRVPVRIAIDTVLPEAPLRAGLSAVVDIDTEYQRQLLGFSL
- a CDS encoding DHA2 family efflux MFS transporter permease subunit gives rise to the protein MSQQVVAGQDHAQAERVNSSDILHTDTKPKSEQHLGFITLSVMLATIMQALDTTIANVALPHMQGSMGATQDQISWVLTSYIVAAAIFMPLTGFLTARLGRKRVFMWAVVGFTIASMLCGAAQNLEQIVLFRLLQGVFGASLVPLSQSVLLDSYPPERHGSAMALWGVGVMVGPILGPSLGGWLTEYYNWRWVFYINLPFGLLAWFGLAAYVKETPLDHSRKFDLLGFAMLSLAIGALQMLLDRGESLDWFSSREIVIEAIIAGMAFYLFVAHIFTHKHPFIEPGLFKDRNFSVGLIFIFIIGIILLATMALLPPFMQNLLGYPVIDVGYLLAPRGVGTMIAMMTVGKLAGKVDVRYQIFLGLMLTILSLWEMTGFNTNITGWDIVRTGIIQGLGLGFIFVPLSTITFATLAAKYRNEGTALFSLMRNIGSSIGISVVITYLAQHTQMNHAVFADYIHPFSFALQHAVDVHAVDLSTTQGIALLNAEVNRQAATLAYLQDFRLMMWVTLSAVPLVFLLKGVHKKPKL
- a CDS encoding methyl-accepting chemotaxis protein, translating into MTYKDGIVAVFAAVIGYFIGSLVSFMLSTLVAVTIMLAWQFHRQSSVSQPISHAYATSGTRADWQDQLTLYQEVSVSLKTCEQSIDDVLSVQSDAVDLLGGAFDGLGKLMHEQSEFISALVHSTDDEEIFHSEQMKLFANNTSTTLERFIQSTIEMSASNIDLLEKVNVIYESMPQAMKALKDIDQISSQTNLLALNAAIEAARAGDAGRGFAVVADEVRALSNRSAGFSESIQKQLHTIQVQIEQLTHQVSKVAAQDMSYIIEAKKDLDTALEQIIVKAEKDAVVIDRIDASAHELESAIADTIRGLQFSDITSQSLIYTNQSLQHLRESLNRVTAMSPEEFDEQCDGLVSQISGRRTNTHNPVSASQISCGEIELF
- a CDS encoding STAS domain-containing protein; translation: MANIFYISLPERFDFYHHKKFTSDYQKAFLEEDIKHLVLDFSRVLYIDSSALGMMVLLHRKALERQISTAIRGLHGQAEEIITIANMGRLYLVERDV